From the genome of Winogradskyella forsetii, one region includes:
- a CDS encoding LysM peptidoglycan-binding domain-containing protein, which translates to MPKSFNLIVTFLISLTLGTAAFAQEQVEFKDVLLDGKPAKLNVATGKITLVTLEDKVVETKMDSLNTKPILVSDASVIGSSISEKDTISDFHVVENGETLLDISRTYKVTLTELKQANNLETTLVNAGQTLRIKNFDTETNSISSNGSNFEATNSNFHRVEKGDTLFSLSRRYNLSVEELKRLNNLNSNVIKIGQKLRVNNFDTSRDDKSLTVYVVKKGDNLYRIALENGTTIDAIKKLNGLKSNTIKIGQKLKLK; encoded by the coding sequence CATTTTTAATAAGTCTTACTTTGGGAACCGCTGCTTTTGCGCAAGAACAAGTAGAATTTAAAGATGTGCTATTAGATGGAAAGCCTGCAAAACTAAATGTTGCTACTGGCAAAATTACATTGGTCACTTTAGAAGATAAAGTAGTAGAAACCAAAATGGATTCTTTGAACACAAAACCCATTTTGGTATCTGATGCTAGTGTTATTGGGTCGAGTATTTCCGAAAAAGATACCATTTCTGATTTTCATGTGGTTGAAAATGGAGAGACTTTACTCGATATCTCTAGAACCTATAAAGTGACCCTTACAGAATTAAAGCAAGCCAATAATTTGGAAACCACTTTGGTGAATGCAGGACAAACACTTCGCATTAAAAATTTTGATACAGAAACCAACTCAATTTCTTCAAACGGTAGTAATTTTGAAGCCACCAATTCCAATTTTCATAGGGTAGAAAAAGGCGATACCTTGTTTAGTTTATCTAGGCGCTATAATTTAAGTGTAGAAGAATTAAAGCGTTTAAATAATTTGAATTCTAATGTCATTAAGATTGGTCAAAAACTTCGTGTTAATAATTTTGATACTTCAAGGGACGATAAGAGCCTAACCGTTTATGTCGTTAAAAAGGGAGATAATCTTTATCGAATTGCATTGGAAAACGGAACTACAATTGATGCAATTAAAAAATTGAATGGACTAAAAAGCAATACTATTAAGATAGGCCAAAAGTTGAAGTTAAAATAG